The following DNA comes from Bos indicus x Bos taurus breed Angus x Brahman F1 hybrid chromosome 5, Bos_hybrid_MaternalHap_v2.0, whole genome shotgun sequence.
cagacaaaaacaaacacagcTGTGAGTTGCTTTCCCACTGCCAGCTCTTGACCTACAGCAACACTTAGAATTTTTTACATTATTGTTATTACACTGTACTGCTCTCGTTCTTATCTATTTTGCATCTCTTTGTATGTTTTTTCCAAGCTAGGTGTCATTTTGTACATTCCTGAGTTTGAATCGTTCTTCTAATTTTTGACATCTAATTTTTCCAGGTAACCTCCATCCTGATTCCCTTCTCTAAGCTTAAGTTTCTGGTTATTCTGCCCAGTTTTGGATAGTAATCTACATGTTCTTTTCTACGCCACTGATGTTTCTTCCCACAAAATATCAAATTGCATTGACAATAACTATCTCTGGCAGAAATGGATTTTCTACCAATGCTCTAGTATAAAGACAGTTATAAGGAAACATTGCGCTTTCGAAAGCTCTTGTTTTCCATAGGACATTTCTTAGAACACTTTAAATACCTGCCTAATCTTTGGGGGTGTGGAAAATTGATCGTTACAAGTCCCAGTGTGTTTTGGGTATTATGAAACACTAagaactctctctctctgattttgTTTCCTAGAGAcatatgatggagaaggcaatggcaccccactccagtactcttgcctggaaaatcccatggatggaggagcctggtaggctgcagtccatggggttgcaaagagttggatatgactgatcgacttcactttcagttttcactttcatgcattggagaaggaaatggcaacccactccagtgttcttgcctggagaatcccaggggtgggagagccttttgggctgtcgtctatggggtcgcacagagtcagacacgactgaatcgacttagcagcagcagcagcagcagcagagacatatGACAGCAGACAAAGCAGACATAGaagttttatcttattttttggtGAGAACTATGAGAAGTCATTTCAAGAAAGATTGACTCTGCAATTCTGCCATGAACCTCACATcatcaaaagcaatgaaaaactcATATAGAAAGGATGTGTAGTCTCAATTTCCGATTCATggtcaactgaactgaacagaattaaTGGATGCAGCTATCTGAACAGGAATTAATTTGAATGTGTAATTAGCCATAGATTACAGCTCAAAAAGTGTATGACTTAACAGGAAagcttctattaatttttttgagCATGGTGAACGTAATGTGCGCTATGCAATATGTAAAATAACATCCTCTTTGCACATTAGAAATACATTGTGAGAAATCAGATGCCTATTAAGACACAAAAATGGATGTAAAACTGTGATATTGGGTTATGAATAATGGGCCAGATGTTTCAGAAAGGAATTAATGAGTTTTGATGTATTTCTAGATCACTGATATTAGCCATTTATTCCCCCAGGTTATTGGAGTCCAAGTCACCTTGTTATCATGgataatacattttattctttaacaAATGTATAGTCAGGTGACTTGGTCTTACATAAGGATTCAAATCTGACCcagaaattattatgaaaatgtcACATAAGCAAGTTCTTTTATTTCTACTAATGATTACACATCTGAGCCTCTGCTCAGAATTCTCACTTAATGGCACTTCCTGTCACTTTTTGTAAACCTTGAAGGCTCTCAGGAAGTGAATGGTTTGCAAAGTAGACATCCAGAAGTTATCGGGCTTTGTGACTCTAATGAGATGATGAGTCGTATGAATCGGTCTACTATGATGTTAGGGGAAGTTAGTTTTGagacttaaattttaaaactgtcaGTCACTGCTGCCAGGGGTGACTTTTGCACTTGATGGGCAAAACATCTGGACTTAGCACGCTATGTCATGCAAGGGCACAACCACAGCCTGATTTGGGGCTGGTAAACTCCTTTTACAGTGGGTGCCTTTCTTTATCCAGTAACAATACTCAGAGCTACACCCTCTTTATTTAGGACCTCTGAGTCATTTCTGTCTTGGCCTCTCCTCATGAATCTCTGTATTCTGGATGAACTGATTTTTCAGAAAAGTTTAACGTTGACCCTGTCTGCCTCTCTAGGCTTGAGCTATTTAGTCACTTCcctaggtcttccctggtggtccagtcagtaaagagtctgcctgcaatgcggaagacctgggttcaatccctgggttgagaaaatcccctggaggaggaaatggcaacccactccaatactcttgcccggacaatcccatggacagaggagcctggtgggctacagtccatggggtcacatagattcagacacaactgcgcGACTAACACTAGATCCTGACCATTCCATTTTTGTTCCTTCCTGCTGTATCCTCTGGCCCTGTTTTTCCTCTTGCTTTGCTCACAGGAGAGCCTCCCCGAGTTCCCCAGAGAGTACCTCTTGAGAGCTCCTGGTTCTCTGCTCTGAAGCTGCGTTGGTAAGTCGGGAGGGGGCAGGCATTGCCTGGCAGGGGGCAATCCTGCTGACACGATCGGTAGAGAATGCACAGCTCCGGGACAATGTACAGCAGCAGGAAAACCCACGCGTTGGTGACCAGGGCGATGCAGATGACGGGGTCGTCCCACTGGGGCTGCCGCTGGAGCTGTGTGTTGCCCCTCATGAGCATGGAGATCCACACCACCCAGATGATGATGGAGACGAGGACGGTGACAAAGATCAACCTGCCGTGCTGCTTCCAGTTCTCACAAGGGCCGCAGAAGGTGGTCTTGGAGACAAAGAACGTGAGGGCCATCAGGAAGAGGACGTATACCAGGAGGACCACGAAGTCCACGTTGAGCTGATAGGGTGTCATGTGCACAAACATGCCACCCCTGGTCATGATGAGAGTCACGTACTCAATGGCGATGATGGTCTGCAACAGGCTGACACCAATTGCAATGCACAGAATTGTCGTCCAAGAGAAGGAGGCTCGACCCCGGACCAGCTTCACCAGGTTGGAGGCATGAGCCAAGAGGCACGAgaagcagagagcaaagaggaccCCAAAGAGAAAGTAGCGGATGGGGGCAGTCTGCTGATTCAGCTGGATGATGAAGGCAAAAGCAAGGCCAAAGAGCCCCAGCACACCCAGGAGGAAGAGGAACTGGGTGGGGAGGACATTCCAGTGGGCGCAGTCTTGGACCCTTCTCATGAGGAAGAGAAACGCCAGGAGCAGCACGACTGTAACCACTATGCCAACTGCTGCCAGGGACTCCAGAACAATGCCCCATGCTCCCTCAGTGTCACAGAGGAAGTAATAGTCCCCCgtggactccttgcagtcctcATACATGGTGACTTGTTGGTACCTCACTAGAACGATCTTCTTTTCCCCTGcaaaaaaaaccagaatgaaaCAACACGACTTTACGTTTACCCACAAGAACGTCTGTTGGGTAGTCCTGGACAGGACACTATAGTATCTCTGATTCCCAGATGAAGATGCCTGGACACGTTGAATGAAACAGCTCAGAACTATCCACCCCTCAGAACTATCCTAGCTCTGTCCTGCTAGGAAAGGAGAACCATCTTCACTTGAGGACTCTGGATCATTCATGAATTTCATGTCATAATTTCCACCAAGGCTTTTTGAAGCCTAAGgcagaatttttttcataaagatGGGCTGTGTGACAACGTGCGTATGGTTGCTGGACTCCAGTTGTAGCAGGCTCCAGAACAAGGGTTGTCAACATTAATGGACCATTTGATCATTCAAGACATGAAGTGCTCCTCAAAGGAGACAGGCTCTTCCCAGTCATTTTAATGACTGTTCCTTCTTTTAATTCAAGTCAATCCAACACATTGTGCTTAAATATCTGCTGTTAATTTGTCAAAGAATTTTACAAAGTGGTCTCTGCCCTCAATTAATTTTTTGGAGAGGTAG
Coding sequences within:
- the GPRC5D gene encoding G-protein coupled receptor family C group 5 member D codes for the protein MYEDCKESTGDYYFLCDTEGAWGIVLESLAAVGIVVTVVLLLAFLFLMRRVQDCAHWNVLPTQFLFLLGVLGLFGLAFAFIIQLNQQTAPIRYFLFGVLFALCFSCLLAHASNLVKLVRGRASFSWTTILCIAIGVSLLQTIIAIEYVTLIMTRGGMFVHMTPYQLNVDFVVLLVYVLFLMALTFFVSKTTFCGPCENWKQHGRLIFVTVLVSIIIWVVWISMLMRGNTQLQRQPQWDDPVICIALVTNAWVFLLLYIVPELCILYRSCQQDCPLPGNACPLPTYQRSFRAENQELSRARDSDGAEEDVALTAYGSPLPLQIVDATQKYLIPRAKGSPQQDAQL